One genomic region from Aliarcobacter cryaerophilus ATCC 43158 encodes:
- a CDS encoding NAD(P)-dependent oxidoreductase → MKKIGFIGVGVIGKFMVSNLLKNGFEVSIYARNKSKVEETIKEGAIFCESIKECVQNKDAIITIVGYPKDVEELYFSQDGIINSASQNSYLIDMTTTTPTLSVKIHEVAKKKNLKALDAPVSGGDVGAKNATLSIMVGGEQDDFEACKKLFEAMGKTIVYAGGSGSGQHTKMANQIAIAGVMAGVSEAIAYGKKMGLDIPTMLASISNGSAQSFHLTNNAPKMYKREFDPGFYIKHMVKDLKIASEEMPNLEVLKDVLHMYETLERNGDGDLGTQAICKYYE, encoded by the coding sequence ATGAAAAAAATAGGATTTATCGGTGTTGGAGTTATTGGAAAATTTATGGTTTCAAATTTGCTAAAAAATGGATTTGAAGTAAGCATTTATGCAAGAAATAAATCAAAAGTAGAAGAGACTATAAAGGAGGGTGCTATTTTTTGTGAAAGTATTAAAGAGTGTGTACAAAACAAAGATGCGATTATCACAATAGTTGGTTATCCAAAAGATGTAGAGGAATTATATTTTTCACAAGATGGGATTATAAACTCTGCTTCACAAAATTCATACTTAATAGATATGACAACTACAACTCCAACATTATCTGTAAAAATTCATGAAGTTGCAAAAAAGAAAAATCTAAAAGCTTTAGATGCACCAGTTTCAGGTGGAGATGTCGGAGCAAAAAATGCAACTTTATCTATTATGGTAGGAGGAGAGCAAGATGATTTTGAAGCTTGTAAAAAACTATTTGAGGCGATGGGAAAAACTATCGTTTATGCTGGAGGCTCAGGTAGTGGACAACATACTAAAATGGCAAATCAAATAGCAATTGCAGGAGTTATGGCAGGAGTTAGTGAAGCTATTGCTTATGGTAAAAAAATGGGGCTTGATATACCAACTATGTTAGCAAGTATTAGTAATGGATCAGCTCAAAGTTTTCATCTTACAAACAATGCTCCTAAAATGTATAAAAGAGAGTTTGATCCAGGTTTTTATATAAAACATATGGTAAAAGATTTAAAAATAGCATCAGAAGAGATGCCAAATTTAGAAGTATTAAAAGATGTATTACATATGTATGAAACACTCGAAAGAAATGGTGATGGTGATTTAGGAACACAAGCTATTTGTAAATATTATGAATAA
- a CDS encoding nucleotide pyrophosphohydrolase, whose protein sequence is MDIEKIKQRIQKFSDDRNWESFHNPKNLVMALNGEVGELNEIFQWLNFEESINLPDDVKEHAKEEVADIAIYLLRICMKLDINLEEAIMNKIIKNEKKYPVETSQGGSKKYSKSREDK, encoded by the coding sequence ATGGATATAGAAAAAATAAAACAAAGAATACAAAAGTTTAGTGATGATAGAAATTGGGAAAGTTTTCATAATCCAAAAAATTTAGTTATGGCATTAAATGGCGAAGTAGGTGAGCTAAATGAAATTTTTCAATGGCTAAACTTTGAAGAGTCTATTAATTTACCTGATGATGTAAAAGAACATGCAAAAGAAGAGGTTGCAGATATTGCTATTTATCTTCTTAGAATCTGTATGAAACTTGACATTAACCTTGAAGAAGCCATTATGAATAAGATTATAAAAAATGAAAAAAAATATCCAGTTGAAACATCTCAAGGTGGAAGTAAAAAGTATAGTAAAAGTAGGGAAGATAAATAA
- the hypE gene encoding hydrogenase expression/formation protein HypE has protein sequence MTKTITLSHGNGGAENNELIKEVFYEAFKNEILEKSEDAAVIENGKLAFSTDSFTVSPLFFNGANIGKLAICGTCNDLAMMGAKPKYLTCSVIIEEGFEVEQLELIVNSMKEELAKNEAIVVSGDTKVVPKGSVDKIFINTTGIGEILYSGISSNNITQDDLILVNRDIGAHGATIFTAREGMDMHSNLKSDCTSLYPQVKALIDASVKITALRDATRGGVSAVLNEWAKQSNICIEVEEENIPVSDEVKGICEMLGFEATNLANEGTFLLAIKKEDVAKAIEILHKFPEASNACIIGKVTQQYPQKVILNSSWGTKRFLDTPTGELLPRIC, from the coding sequence ATGACAAAAACAATAACACTATCACATGGAAACGGTGGAGCAGAAAATAACGAGTTGATAAAAGAGGTTTTTTATGAAGCTTTTAAAAATGAGATACTTGAAAAAAGTGAAGATGCAGCAGTTATAGAAAATGGAAAATTAGCCTTTAGTACAGACTCTTTTACCGTAAGTCCTCTTTTTTTCAATGGAGCAAATATCGGAAAACTAGCTATTTGTGGAACTTGCAATGATTTAGCAATGATGGGAGCAAAGCCAAAATATCTTACTTGTTCAGTTATTATAGAAGAAGGGTTTGAAGTTGAGCAACTTGAACTTATAGTAAACTCTATGAAAGAAGAGTTAGCTAAAAATGAAGCTATTGTTGTAAGTGGAGATACAAAGGTAGTGCCAAAGGGAAGTGTTGATAAGATTTTTATAAATACTACTGGTATTGGAGAGATACTTTATAGTGGAATAAGCTCAAACAATATTACGCAAGATGACTTGATACTTGTAAACCGTGACATTGGAGCTCATGGAGCTACTATTTTTACTGCACGAGAAGGTATGGATATGCACTCAAATTTAAAAAGTGATTGTACCTCTTTATATCCTCAAGTAAAAGCTTTAATTGACGCAAGTGTTAAAATAACAGCTCTTAGAGATGCTACAAGAGGAGGAGTAAGTGCTGTTTTAAATGAGTGGGCAAAACAATCAAATATCTGTATTGAAGTAGAAGAAGAGAATATTCCAGTAAGTGATGAGGTAAAAGGAATTTGTGAGATGTTAGGATTTGAAGCTACAAATTTAGCAAATGAAGGAACATTTCTACTTGCAATAAAAAAAGAAGATGTAGCCAAAGCGATAGAGATTTTACATAAATTTCCAGAAGCTTCAAACGCTTGTATCATAGGAAAAGTGACTCAACAATATCCACAAAAAGTTATTTTAAATAGTTCTTGGGGAACAAAAAGATTTTTAGATACACCAACTGGTGAACTGCTTCCAAGAATTTGTTGA
- the hypA gene encoding hydrogenase/urease nickel incorporation protein HypA — MHEYSIVQSLLESCEEHARENDAKKVTKVVVKIGVLSGVEPELLQTAFDTFKEQTVCNDTQFIINVQQIEIFCNKCNTNSTLQKNEFACPKCQSVDLKVTDGEDMYLMSLEFE; from the coding sequence ATGCACGAATATAGTATTGTTCAATCACTGTTAGAAAGTTGTGAAGAACACGCAAGAGAAAATGATGCAAAAAAAGTTACAAAAGTAGTTGTAAAAATTGGAGTTTTAAGCGGAGTTGAGCCAGAGCTTCTTCAAACAGCTTTTGATACATTTAAAGAACAAACAGTTTGTAATGATACACAATTTATAATAAATGTTCAACAAATAGAGATTTTTTGTAATAAATGTAATACTAATTCAACTTTACAAAAAAATGAATTTGCTTGTCCAAAATGCCAAAGTGTTGATTTAAAAGTAACTGATGGAGAAGATATGTATCTTATGAGTTTAGAATTTGAATAA
- a CDS encoding DUF4198 domain-containing protein, producing MKKVISALALMALFANAHFLTLLPTSDNIEDKKNSNIKIDAMFIHPFEQSGMNMEKPKGIFVNNTKNSLPLKETKKFDNKAWETSYSINKPGVYKFFVQPEPYFEESEGLFISHVPKVIVSAFGVEDGWDEPIGLKYEIVPLTKPFALYSGNIFQGVVLKDGKPQANVEVEVELYNEFGLEAPSSSHITQSVKTDKNGVFSFVMNHKGWWGFAALILEGEKELNGKKYPIENGALFWLKAY from the coding sequence ATGAAAAAAGTAATTTCAGCTTTAGCATTAATGGCACTTTTTGCAAATGCACATTTTTTAACTCTTCTTCCAACTAGTGATAATATTGAAGATAAAAAAAATTCAAATATCAAAATAGATGCTATGTTTATTCACCCTTTTGAACAAAGTGGTATGAATATGGAGAAGCCAAAAGGTATTTTTGTAAATAACACTAAAAACTCTCTGCCTTTAAAAGAGACAAAAAAATTTGATAACAAAGCTTGGGAAACTTCATATTCAATAAATAAACCTGGAGTTTATAAGTTTTTTGTACAACCAGAGCCATATTTTGAAGAGTCAGAAGGTTTATTTATAAGCCATGTACCAAAAGTTATAGTTAGTGCATTTGGTGTTGAAGATGGATGGGATGAACCAATTGGTTTAAAATATGAGATAGTTCCACTTACAAAACCTTTTGCTCTTTATTCTGGAAATATTTTTCAAGGTGTTGTTTTAAAAGATGGAAAACCACAAGCAAATGTTGAAGTAGAAGTTGAACTTTATAATGAGTTTGGTTTAGAAGCACCAAGCTCTTCACATATTACTCAAAGTGTAAAAACAGATAAAAATGGAGTTTTCTCTTTTGTGATGAATCACAAAGGTTGGTGGGGATTTGCTGCACTTATTCTTGAGGGAGAAAAAGAGCTAAATGGTAAAAAATATCCTATTGAAAATGGTGCATTATTTTGGTTAAAAGCTTACTAA
- a CDS encoding CbiM family transporter, with product MHISDGVLSLEVTVVSTIVAFGFFAYSFRSLNNEKIVLASAFSALFFVASFIHIPFGPTQIHLMLLGFIGIFLGSVAIFSVSLALILQALLLGFGGVSSIGVNILIMGLASYLVYIIFKLNFLRALNEKIKFFLIGFSGVFISTFILFIHLIFSKDEYEKLSYTIILANIPTMILEGLVTLFLFLYIKRTMPSLLKGLNI from the coding sequence ATGCATATTAGTGATGGTGTTTTAAGTTTAGAAGTTACAGTAGTTTCGACTATTGTAGCTTTTGGTTTTTTTGCTTACTCTTTTAGAAGTTTAAATAATGAAAAGATAGTTTTAGCATCGGCATTTAGTGCTCTTTTTTTTGTAGCTTCATTTATTCATATACCATTTGGACCAACACAAATTCATCTCATGCTTTTAGGATTTATTGGAATATTTTTAGGAAGTGTTGCAATATTTTCTGTATCTTTAGCACTTATTTTACAAGCTTTACTTTTAGGATTTGGTGGAGTTAGTTCTATTGGAGTAAATATATTAATTATGGGATTAGCTTCATATTTGGTATATATTATTTTTAAATTAAATTTTTTAAGAGCTTTAAATGAAAAGATAAAGTTTTTTTTAATTGGATTTAGTGGGGTTTTTATATCCACTTTTATTTTATTTATACATCTTATATTTTCAAAAGATGAGTATGAAAAACTTTCTTATACTATTATTCTTGCAAATATACCTACTATGATTTTAGAAGGTTTAGTTACACTCTTTTTATTTTTATATATTAAAAGAACAATGCCTAGTTTATTAAAAGGATTAAATATATGA
- a CDS encoding energy-coupling factor transporter transmembrane component T has translation MSLNPAIGLISAIVFSLLLSFSNLEVIFIIPVVFLIFLNLKYILIILKKLLLLNFFIVFLVLFFYFETDFNQAINLFFKINLIILFNLLLFSSSHGFDIVKGFMILRFPQKFISALYFTVKLIFELNLELKNIKLSLKARNFKAKTDIFTYKTYGNIFGILFLKMILKSNNLKDTLLLRGFKEQIFLNYDSKIYLYDIVLLFLIFFIFILKVFL, from the coding sequence TTGAGTTTAAATCCAGCTATTGGACTTATTAGTGCTATTGTTTTTAGTTTACTTTTAAGTTTTTCAAATTTAGAAGTAATTTTTATTATTCCTGTGGTTTTTTTGATATTTTTAAATCTAAAATATATTTTAATAATTTTAAAAAAACTACTATTATTAAACTTTTTTATAGTTTTTTTAGTACTCTTTTTCTATTTTGAAACAGACTTTAATCAAGCAATAAATCTATTTTTTAAGATAAATTTGATTATTTTATTTAATCTTTTATTGTTCTCTTCTTCACATGGTTTTGATATTGTAAAGGGATTTATGATACTAAGATTTCCACAAAAATTTATATCGGCTTTATATTTCACAGTAAAACTTATTTTTGAACTAAATTTAGAATTAAAGAATATTAAATTATCTTTGAAAGCGAGAAATTTTAAAGCAAAAACAGATATATTTACTTATAAAACATATGGAAATATATTTGGAATACTATTTTTGAAGATGATTTTAAAATCAAATAATTTAAAAGATACTCTTTTGCTTCGAGGTTTCAAAGAGCAGATATTTTTGAATTATGATTCTAAAATATATTTATATGATATTGTTTTACTATTTTTGATATTCTTTATTTTTATCTTAAAGGTTTTTTTATGA
- a CDS encoding energy-coupling factor ABC transporter ATP-binding protein, with amino-acid sequence MSCSLNLKNISYVKEEKLLFKDINIDLGHKEKIAIVGANGVGKSTLLKIMAGLIEPSFGEIKLFHNLIKSKKDFEKFRDDIGYLPQDVSSFFLCITVIEDIMFSLQTLGIEKKDAYTKSKEILKNLNILHLENRVIYELSGGEQKIVALAAILVKEPKILLLDEPTNALDEESENTILDILSNIDKSMIIVSHHKSFIERVVSKIYNLNSL; translated from the coding sequence ATGAGTTGTTCATTAAATTTAAAAAATATTTCTTATGTAAAAGAAGAAAAACTATTATTTAAAGATATAAATATTGATTTAGGGCATAAAGAAAAAATTGCGATTGTTGGAGCAAATGGAGTTGGAAAATCAACACTTTTAAAGATTATGGCAGGATTAATTGAACCTTCATTTGGTGAAATTAAGCTATTTCATAATTTGATAAAAAGTAAAAAAGATTTTGAAAAGTTTAGAGATGATATAGGATATTTGCCACAAGATGTGAGTAGTTTTTTTCTATGTATTACTGTGATTGAAGATATAATGTTTTCGTTACAAACTTTAGGAATTGAAAAAAAAGATGCTTATACTAAAAGTAAAGAGATTTTAAAAAATCTTAATATATTACATTTAGAAAATAGGGTTATTTATGAGCTTAGTGGTGGTGAACAAAAAATTGTCGCACTTGCTGCGATTTTAGTAAAAGAGCCGAAAATTCTACTTTTAGATGAACCAACAAATGCACTAGATGAAGAGAGTGAAAATACAATTTTAGATATTTTAAGTAATATAGATAAATCTATGATAATAGTTTCTCATCATAAATCTTTCATTGAAAGAGTAGTTTCTAAGATTTATAATTTAAATTCTTTATAA
- a CDS encoding response regulator transcription factor, whose protein sequence is MFKNLTILKNLTVLYAEDDLVIQDSISRILRMFFKDVIIASDGKEAIEIYNSRKIDILILDYVMPNLNGYETAKTVRENNKKIPILITSAYTDKEKLLNAIELNLIKYIEKPILYDDLIKVFENIIKYMQENNLLQIKLDENIYYSFVNKNIIKNTEEITLTKNEVLFLELLLEKPNHLISKYIIENIVFKASVDENTLRNMVYRLRKKINTDIITTIKDLGYLIKIK, encoded by the coding sequence TTGTTTAAAAATTTAACTATTTTAAAAAATTTAACTGTTCTTTATGCTGAAGATGATTTAGTAATTCAAGATAGTATTTCAAGAATTTTAAGAATGTTTTTCAAAGATGTAATTATTGCAAGTGATGGAAAAGAGGCTATTGAAATTTACAATAGTAGAAAAATTGATATTTTAATTTTAGATTATGTGATGCCAAATTTAAATGGATATGAAACTGCAAAAACTGTTAGAGAAAATAATAAAAAAATTCCAATTTTAATCACAAGCGCATATACTGATAAAGAGAAACTGCTAAATGCTATTGAGCTAAATCTAATAAAATATATTGAGAAACCTATTTTATATGATGATTTAATAAAAGTTTTTGAAAATATAATTAAATACATGCAAGAAAATAATTTACTACAAATAAAACTAGATGAAAATATTTACTACTCATTTGTTAATAAAAATATTATAAAAAATACAGAAGAGATTACTCTTACAAAAAATGAGGTTTTATTTTTAGAACTTCTTTTAGAAAAACCAAATCATTTAATTTCAAAATATATAATAGAAAATATTGTTTTTAAAGCTAGTGTAGATGAAAATACTCTTAGAAATATGGTTTATAGACTTAGAAAAAAAATTAATACAGATATTATTACTACAATCAAAGATTTAGGATATTTAATCAAGATTAAATAA
- a CDS encoding transporter substrate-binding domain-containing protein produces the protein MKRVLFLLIFVLLGSIFSNEIELEEEEKEYLNNKKIIKMCVDPDWFPFEIINQDNVHEGISADLIKIIKDKLNLNIELIPTKNWDESIEFSKNKKCDILSFLNETPKRKEWLVFTKPIFTDQNVLIGRAERKYIEDISKENLSIALPRQTAMSERFANDFPNLIIIPTSTEDEAFKLVEEYKADLTLRSLIITAYTIKKNGLFNLKIVGEPKDYENYLRIGVRNDEPILKDILNKAIVKITKKDVDNIVNKYVTVVVNKTTTLTTAFWVLGIFIIIILIILLWNYLLNKKVKIELKKNEEQQLKLIEQKRKAQIGELLGNISHQWRNGLAQISSLNLEMILMYQLNKNLQQNSEFYQRLKDTENSIKFMVETMNTFLGYYKEEKNHKEFEIKENIEDVLKLIDIEIKNSNLNIKIIKKFNLKITANNNEWMHIWLNLITNTIKASKNQNITPKIKITINENSIIYTDNCKGLEEKTIKEIKNNKQEGLGLKMTKKILEKNSWFFSIENIDNGLKIIFYKK, from the coding sequence ATGAAAAGAGTGCTATTTTTATTAATATTTGTTTTATTAGGCTCTATCTTTTCAAATGAGATAGAACTAGAGGAAGAAGAAAAAGAGTATTTAAATAATAAAAAAATTATAAAAATGTGTGTTGATCCAGATTGGTTTCCCTTTGAAATAATAAATCAAGATAATGTTCATGAAGGAATTTCAGCAGATTTAATAAAAATAATAAAAGATAAACTAAATCTAAATATAGAACTAATACCAACTAAAAACTGGGATGAAAGTATAGAATTTTCAAAAAATAAGAAATGTGATATTTTAAGTTTTTTAAATGAAACTCCTAAAAGAAAAGAGTGGTTAGTTTTTACAAAACCAATTTTTACTGATCAAAATGTACTTATAGGAAGAGCTGAAAGAAAATATATAGAAGATATTTCAAAAGAGAATTTATCTATTGCACTTCCTAGACAAACAGCAATGAGTGAAAGATTTGCAAATGATTTCCCAAATCTAATAATTATTCCAACATCAACAGAAGATGAAGCCTTTAAACTTGTAGAAGAGTATAAAGCTGATTTAACTTTGCGTTCTTTGATAATTACAGCATATACTATTAAAAAAAATGGATTGTTTAATCTAAAAATTGTTGGTGAACCAAAAGATTATGAAAACTATCTTAGAATTGGGGTACGAAATGATGAACCTATTTTAAAAGATATTTTAAATAAAGCAATTGTAAAAATAACCAAAAAAGATGTAGATAATATTGTAAATAAATATGTAACAGTGGTTGTAAATAAAACAACAACACTTACTACAGCTTTTTGGGTATTAGGTATATTCATAATAATTATTCTTATAATTTTATTATGGAACTATCTTTTAAACAAAAAAGTGAAAATAGAACTCAAAAAAAATGAAGAACAACAACTAAAACTAATTGAACAAAAAAGAAAAGCTCAAATAGGAGAGCTTTTGGGAAATATATCACATCAATGGAGAAATGGATTAGCTCAAATATCATCTTTAAATTTAGAGATGATTTTAATGTATCAATTAAATAAAAATTTACAACAAAATAGTGAATTTTACCAAAGATTAAAAGATACAGAAAATTCTATAAAATTTATGGTTGAAACTATGAATACATTTTTAGGATACTACAAAGAGGAAAAAAATCATAAAGAATTTGAAATTAAAGAGAATATTGAAGATGTTTTAAAATTAATCGATATTGAAATAAAAAATTCAAACTTAAATATTAAAATTATAAAAAAATTTAATCTTAAAATAACAGCTAATAACAACGAATGGATGCATATTTGGCTAAATTTAATTACAAACACTATAAAAGCATCAAAAAATCAAAACATAACTCCTAAGATAAAAATAACTATAAATGAAAATAGTATTATCTACACAGATAACTGTAAAGGATTAGAAGAAAAAACTATAAAAGAGATTAAAAATAATAAACAAGAGGGATTAGGTCTTAAAATGACTAAAAAGATTTTAGAAAAAAATAGCTGGTTTTTTAGTATTGAAAATATTGATAATGGTTTAAAAATCATATTTTATAAAAAATAG
- a CDS encoding autotransporter family protein, with protein MFSRYIDNIDYKSRFRILKGGKVSLVISTILIGSIVNIANAANVISSPLNSTYNYINGDVEDTIITSTGSISVSGGVTAININTKPLVSDKKLDNYGTISVVNGSGASAVFSNQTIFGAINNFGTISSTEANGGAAGINISTLLDKGTIENKVGGTITASSTSGMNSFSWGIYANSLTDGGTANSAEIINNGVINASSIKDSFGIKINTDLLGSNIKNNGILNVNAIDEDTVTSKGIYIGGKSENSFDAPQITNDGTMTIRSNAVNGYYSYAYSYGIDINQALGSHYSNTGTIDVKAQSNIGDTEAKSLVYGMNFGTLINNSHITNDGTIKVVANAQDIDYSFGEAYGIKASASDSTITNNGDILVEAYGKRGNVSSTKAAGISLGLEEDWEMPTSVTNTGKISAKTISSANYAEAYGVQLNTNRNNNFEFINEANGVIEAYHNGQLGLNAYSLSLYSLGDVTAINRGTLKGNLNVSGTLTNSGLIELPHYNNDGEAGGYVKNFTNEANGILKIGVLTDGTLNNTTYSKLETQNAVFNSGSTLNVNVLSASTNQALLAGKRLENVVKASNNLTIDGKLNVTDNSALLNFNYVTNNSWTNGGSGAIHLDIVKASENNIIDSTVGGGGNQNSQRAAAALQNVYNNNPAIQSAFNNLTTDQAVANAVQSTTALTPTAAVGATTQISNGIAGIVTQRQNANISGSGLNSGDTMFSQKNFWFKPFGSLGSQKDKDGIRGFDVKAGGFGLGLDGEYKDNQNIGFGLFYTNAKVDVNNVNQKADLDVFTTLLYGNVPIIDDKINFLYQLGYSWQKTDGNREIFTGDTATSEYTSKTASLDLKLMRDVQVTDNLLLQPIVETTYRHFTNPSYKENGAGALNLSVDKFTSKDLIVGLGTIAHYKLTDDSKILANVNVGYDLEGKNQTVTSAFEGSTGVKFDTDGIDNGRWSYQAGIGYELDINKTNSINVSYDYQGQGSDFSNNTLSAKYVLKF; from the coding sequence ATGTTTAGCAGGTATATAGATAATATTGATTATAAATCAAGATTTAGAATCTTAAAAGGTGGGAAAGTTTCATTAGTTATTAGCACAATTTTAATTGGAAGTATCGTAAATATTGCTAATGCTGCAAATGTAATATCTTCACCTTTAAATTCTACATACAATTATATTAATGGAGATGTTGAAGATACCATAATTACATCTACTGGATCAATTTCAGTTTCAGGTGGTGTGACTGCTATTAATATTAATACAAAACCTTTAGTATCTGATAAAAAACTTGACAATTATGGGACAATATCAGTTGTAAATGGATCTGGTGCAAGTGCAGTTTTTTCAAATCAAACAATTTTTGGAGCTATTAATAACTTTGGTACTATCTCAAGCACTGAAGCTAATGGTGGTGCTGCTGGTATAAATATCTCTACACTACTTGATAAAGGAACAATAGAAAATAAAGTTGGTGGAACTATCACTGCTTCATCTACTTCAGGAATGAACTCTTTTTCATGGGGAATTTACGCAAATTCATTAACAGATGGGGGAACAGCTAATTCAGCTGAAATTATAAACAATGGAGTAATCAATGCTTCTTCAATCAAAGACTCTTTTGGTATAAAAATAAATACAGATTTATTAGGCTCAAATATTAAAAACAATGGCATTTTAAATGTAAATGCAATAGATGAAGACACTGTAACAAGTAAAGGAATCTATATAGGTGGTAAATCTGAAAACTCTTTTGATGCCCCTCAGATAACCAATGATGGAACAATGACGATTCGCTCAAATGCTGTCAATGGATATTATTCTTATGCTTACTCTTATGGTATTGATATTAACCAAGCTCTTGGTTCTCATTATTCAAACACAGGTACTATTGATGTGAAAGCCCAATCAAATATAGGCGATACGGAAGCTAAATCGCTGGTTTATGGTATGAATTTTGGAACACTTATCAATAATTCACATATTACAAACGATGGAACTATTAAAGTCGTTGCAAATGCACAAGATATTGATTACTCTTTTGGTGAAGCGTATGGTATTAAAGCATCAGCATCTGATTCTACAATTACAAACAATGGTGATATTTTGGTTGAAGCTTATGGTAAAAGAGGAAATGTATCATCTACTAAAGCTGCAGGTATTTCTTTGGGATTAGAAGAAGATTGGGAGATGCCTACAAGTGTTACAAATACAGGAAAAATAAGTGCAAAAACTATCTCTTCTGCTAATTACGCAGAAGCTTATGGAGTTCAGCTAAATACAAATAGAAATAATAATTTTGAATTTATCAATGAAGCAAATGGAGTTATTGAAGCCTATCATAATGGTCAACTTGGACTCAATGCTTATTCGCTTTCTTTATATAGTTTAGGTGATGTAACAGCTATAAATAGAGGTACTTTAAAAGGAAATCTTAATGTTAGTGGAACACTAACAAACAGTGGTTTAATAGAACTTCCTCATTATAACAATGATGGAGAAGCTGGTGGATATGTCAAAAACTTCACCAATGAAGCAAATGGTATTTTAAAAATTGGAGTACTAACTGATGGAACTTTAAATAACACTACATATTCTAAATTGGAAACACAAAACGCAGTTTTTAATAGTGGTTCAACTTTAAATGTAAATGTTTTAAGTGCTTCTACAAATCAAGCATTATTAGCTGGAAAAAGACTTGAAAATGTAGTAAAAGCAAGTAATAATCTAACAATAGATGGAAAACTAAATGTAACAGATAATTCAGCACTTCTAAATTTCAATTATGTAACAAATAATAGTTGGACAAATGGAGGAAGTGGAGCAATTCATTTAGATATAGTTAAAGCTTCTGAAAATAATATAATAGATAGTACTGTTGGTGGAGGTGGAAACCAAAATTCACAAAGAGCTGCTGCTGCACTACAAAATGTTTATAATAATAATCCTGCAATACAAAGTGCTTTTAATAACCTAACAACAGATCAAGCAGTTGCTAATGCAGTTCAAAGTACAACAGCATTAACACCAACAGCAGCAGTTGGGGCTACAACACAAATATCAAATGGAATAGCAGGAATAGTAACTCAAAGACAAAATGCAAATATTTCTGGTAGTGGTTTGAATTCAGGAGATACAATGTTTTCACAAAAAAACTTCTGGTTTAAACCTTTTGGTTCATTAGGTTCTCAAAAGGATAAAGATGGAATTAGAGGATTTGATGTAAAAGCTGGTGGATTTGGTTTAGGTCTTGATGGAGAGTATAAAGATAATCAAAATATAGGATTTGGATTATTCTATACAAATGCTAAAGTAGATGTAAATAATGTAAATCAAAAAGCAGATCTTGATGTATTTACAACTTTACTATATGGAAATGTGCCAATAATTGATGATAAAATAAACTTCTTGTATCAGCTTGGTTACTCTTGGCAAAAAACAGATGGAAATAGAGAAATATTCACAGGTGATACAGCAACATCTGAATATACAAGTAAAACAGCATCTTTAGATTTAAAATTAATGAGAGATGTACAAGTAACTGATAATTTACTATTGCAACCAATAGTTGAAACAACATATAGACACTTTACAAACCCATCATATAAAGAAAATGGAGCAGGAGCATTAAATTTAAGTGTAGATAAATTTACATCAAAAGATTTAATTGTAGGATTAGGAACTATTGCTCACTATAAATTAACAGATGATTCAAAAATATTAGCAAATGTAAATGTAGGTTATGATTTAGAAGGTAAAAATCAAACAGTAACATCAGCATTTGAAGGCTCTACTGGAGTAAAATTTGATACAGATGGAATAGATAATGGAAGATGGTCTTATCAAGCTGGTATAGGATATGAATTAGATATAAATAAAACAAATAGTATAAACGTATCTTATGATTATCAAGGTCAAGGAAGTGATTTTTCAAATAATACATTATCAGCAAAATATGTGTTGAAATTCTAG